gtttgcgccgcatgcttAGGGTATTTCGCGCGTGTGTCCGTAGTGCCGCGAATGGCTGCGCACTCTGGTGCAAGTCCGACAGGATGTAcggctgccgctgccgctcTCGTGCGCTACCGTTAGCAATCTGGGTACATACAgtacggcacgctgcacttTTTTGGTCAGCGTGGATggcagcggtgcgcgcggcgcttgcataTGGTCCGACTCGACCTGGTCcaccgcgtcgtgcaaaTCCCGCAGCCCTGCTTGGTTTcccgcgagctgctcgcgctcgcgctgtttttggcgccgctgtgcgGATTTGGACCGTACCGCAGGAAGTCCTGCAACACCGAGCTTGATCCGTGCTGCACGCTCTCCCGCGCCCTCgcccagctgcgcagcaagggACGAGCGCGTTTTTTTcgtgcgcttttgcgcgcgctgcttgcccGTCATGGCGGGAAAAAAGGCCCGATCTACTACCCGATGCCGAGGCTACGGACGCGGCGAGGCACTGTGCCCGGGCGTGCCCATGACGATCCGGCCATTGGCATGGACCATGGGCATGGCCGATGGCGAGAGTGTCATGGacgcccgccgcgctgcttgatgCAAAGTATGTACAGAGTGCATAAGGGGCAGTGGCGGCGTTGAGCGTGTTTGAGaaggcgtgcgcggcggcgtgcgcaacgacgcgcacgccgcgccgcccaagagCGGCGAGCCCAGCTCCAAGAAAGGGCTCGCGGCCTGCAGCGAGACGTGCAGCATGCTTCCGTCGTCGTCGACAGAGCGCAAAAAGCTAAGCAGCTCTTTGAGCGCGTCCCACGCCCTGTGCGACTCGAGCTGATGCAGGACGGCGGCGTTGAGCTGCACCGCTGTTTCCTCGTCCTCCAGCTCATGCACGATCAGCAGGTATATCCGAGCAGTGTCCCAGTCTCCAGCTTCGagtgcgtggcgcagcagcgtctgTGGGCGCCCCACCACGCGGAACAGGTAcggccagcgcgcagcctcggtttttcgcgcggcgcgcacaatcACAGCGAGCGACTGGGGATAGTGGTCGAGGAAATGGACAATGTTTTGCAAAGCGTGTGGATTGGGCTCTGCACGGTCAGCCTCCTCttcgagcgccgcgtgcaagaggcgctcgagtGCATGCGCAAAGTAGCCGAGGTGGCGAAACGGCGCGGCAATCTCCACAGCTTCTTCAACGCTGCGTTCGTCGAGGTATACACGCAGGAGCTGGTCGAGAAAGAGGGCTGTTTGGATACGCTGGCGAAACGTGACAGTAtccagcgtgcggcgcacgctggcgcacgcttcggcgccgagcacgacgccgtAGGCAAGGAGGATACATACAGGATACATGTGCAGCgacagcgcggcgctcgaggcaAATTGCCCCGACTGCAGCATGGTGAGCACGTCCGGCCAAACGGCCAGACTGTGCCCGTCGTAGCCCCACAGCGAGTTGTGCAGTGGCCCGCGTCCTTGCAGATTCGTCCAGTAGATCTCGGTTTGGTGGTGCAGAATTTGCAGGTCGTAGCTGAGACTTTCCTCGTCTGCAAGCGACGGCTGCAAGAGCACGAGCTTGCCGTCGATAAGAAAAATGAtgctcgcgacgcgcaagtCGTCGGCTGGATTGCCGAGGGTCTGCTGCGTCGGTGGGATCATCCAGCTCAtggcgcgcacacgcgcaggTTCGCCGACAATCCCGTCGAAGGAGATGCTTCCTGCGAGCTTGAGGCGAATGTGTTCTTTGGTAGGCGTGACCAGGTAGTGGTACAGAGTATTGTCCGTCGTGTACACGAGCAAACTGGTATCAAACGACGCACAGACCACGACACTTGCGGGAAGCACGACGAGATCAAGCAGGTGTGCATTCGAAAGCGGCTGGTCGCGTGAGTAGAGCCGCAGCTGGACTTCGCCGTCGCAGTCGCATGCAGCGATGAGCACATGCTGGAACCAGagcatgccgccgcgcacaaaaaAGCTctgctcttgcgcggcacttTCGTACAGCTTCCAGCGCCCCGACGCACAACTGAAATGCGCGAGGCCCTGGCGCCCAGCAATCGCGACGAAACGGCCGTCGCTCGAAAGCGTCGCGTAGCGAATCGGCCAGTGCACGGTGAGGTACGCAGCAGGGAGCGGCACATGCCGCCACGCATCGTTCTCGGGCGCGATCAAGCTGctctcgcgctgctcgctcCCGCGGTAGATAAATACACTGTCGTCGCTCAAGGCGAGTGCAACACTCGCCTGGTCAGGCACCATTTGCGTCGCACTGGCGGATTTCACAAACGGAATGCAGTAgacgagcgcatcgctctcTGCAGACGTCGACACCACAAACAGCTCCGTGCCTCCCGGGCCCCAAAATGCAGAGCGCACGCCAAACATAAATGCGTCGCGAAAGGTGCGTGTCGCAGTGTCCCAATCCTCGCGGAAGCTGTGGTAAAGAAGGTGGCCAAACGTGCTCCAAACAGACAGGCCGCGCTCGAAGCCCACAAAAAGCGCGTACCCATCTGGCGTCCACGCAAGGCTCAGTACTTTGCCCGTTTtttgtgcaagcgcaagcgtaTGGGAATGCGCGGGCTTTTCAGCAATGCTCTGGAACTCGAACAACACCACGCGCCCGTCctcgaggccgagcgcgaggaggCTGAAACGTGCATTGACCGAGAGCGCACACGGAGGCGCACTAGCATCGTCCCAGAACTGCGTGCCAGACCACACATGCTCGTCCATTGCTGCTACATAGGCATGTGTGGGCGTACGCCATACAAACATgcccatcgcgcgcgaatACACCACATCTGTCACGGCGCCCTCCGCAACCCACGGCAAGGAAGAGAGGAGCGTTGTTGGGCTTGGTGCAAGCTCGCTCCCTGGCCACCCAAGGAACTGGAccgcgggcggcgcgcgcgtcgcaagcagcagcccatcctcgagcacggcgacgCTTGTAATTCCGGGATCGACTTGCAGGGCGCTGTGAAAAACAAGCTGCACACCCTGCAGTGCACGCCGCATAGACTCGCCTGTACCGTACTGAAACGCGGCCTCAAGTGAGGCTGTTGCGGGCGTATAGCTGCTATCGCCGTACATGTACACGCCCTGCTCTGTAGCGACGACGTCGTAAAAAAGCAGCACATTTTTATCAGTATGCACCACAATAGCGTTCGTATCATAGTTCCAGTCCGCCCAGACGTTTTCcccgtgctgcgcaatgctctgtgcgctgcgctcgagggctgcgagcagctcgcacGGCCGGCCGGACCACACAAGGAGCGCAGTGGGAGTCAGCGCCAGCCAGTATGCACCATCGCGTGTTGGTGCTATGTGGATGGCGCTGTGTGCAAGCGCTATGCCCGCCGGCGCCGTGGTGAGCCGTCGCGCATTGGCATACGGCCAGTACATGCAAAGAGAAGACaaccgccgcgccgatgcaccCCCGATCCACGTTCTGACATCCCGATCCAATACCGCACCGTGCCGCTTGGTAGCATGCTGCCAGCACGGGCGAGTGAGCGGgggctgcgctcgagcatgcgtgctgcgcgtgtaGCGAACGATGCGGACGTGCCGCAGGAAACGCCCAGCTACTTTGCACAGCGTGGTGAGAACGATCTACCTGTAGCGACGCCTGCACAGCTCACCACGCCACAAGCCGAGCACTCGCTGCTCGAGTTCGACGACGACCCAAAGAAGCGCATGGAGTGGCAGACGATGCTGCGTTCCATGCTGGAGAGCGAGGTGCTGAGCTCGGAAACGAAGCGGATTGCGTCCGCAGACAggtcgtcgccgcgcgagtttATGTACCAGCTATGGCTCAACAtacgcgccgtgcagtacggcgatgctgcgctgcacgaccgcgcagagcgcgaagaGAGAGAGgtcaaggcgctgcgtgcgatgcTCGTTCCCGCACTGGTGCAGGATATCCTCGCGTACAAAGCCGACGGAAGTACAGAGCCCGATGCGGCGGAGCGGACGATGGGCCAAGTgtctgcgctgctggagcgcgtcgataccctcgacgcgctctttCCCGCACGTCGTGTCCTCTTGCACGAGTTTCCCGATtgggctgcgccgcatttgcagcacaagctGGAGGCGCTGTACGCGTGGTTCAACAccacgcgctcgctgcgcgaacaAGGCCatctgcttgcgcagtggAGCGGCTCGTTTAAAGAGCTCGGGAGCAAACAGCGCGCGAACATGGGCGGGGagctcgtgcgcgaagcgctctTTTTCGAAAGCGTCTTCCGCGAAGCGAACCTGCACGAGACGTTTGagccacgcacgctgcactcGCTCAACAGGCTTGTGCTCAAAGCCAACGGCACCCTCCGTGCTTTCCACACACAGTTCGAGGCGATGCAGTTGCCGTCTTTCGAGCGCGATGTCCTGCCGCTCATCCAGTTTCCCATGTGGCTTGCCAAAGGCGCGCTtcagcagcgcctcgagtACTCggacaagctgcgcgagccgaGCTTGCTCCTCGTCGAGTCGCTTTCCGAtgatttgcgcgcgaccaTTGCGCTGGCGTGCCGCATGAAGAAGCAGTATATGTGCAATACCGTCCCGGAGCAGTACCGCGGCTGGGACTTGCCGCTGGAGTCAGACGATGCGTTCGACGCGACAGTATGCTCCGCGCTTCACTTCTTCTTCCGCCTCTTGCATTTCCGCCTGAAAAGCAACATGCAGTCGAAAGAAAtcgacatgctcgagccAGAGTGGGACTTTTTCTGCTCCGCCGTGTCGGTCATCCCCGGCGGCGACACGATTGTCGCGCATAAAACAGCGCGCATGACCAACCGACTGTTTGCACGGATCATTGCACCGTTCCAGCGCGAGTtgcagccgccgcagcccggcacaccgcagcgcagcgtgcaagAAACCACGCGCACGGTGCACGGCGTGTTTAACAgcgagcgtgtgcgcagcagaaagctgcttggctttgcacgcaaggtgcgcggcCGCCTCGAGAACGCCGCCGAGTACGATTTACGCTCGCTGCgtgagcgcggcgcgtacgACCTAAGCACTTTTATGCAAACGCTTCTCAAGGCAGACTACTTCCTCGTGTACACGGGCAGCTTTGAGGAGCACGGCGTGTACATCTTGGCCGAGCCGAGCCTGCACAACAAGCCGTACATGATCCACGACCTCTTGTTCAAGTGCATCCGCcagtcgcgcggcgaggcaAGCACCCACTCGCCAGAGAGCCCGACGGAGCGATGGCGAACGACACACTACCTTTTGCTCTtgtcgccgcgcgatccGTTCCTGTGGACGGGCAAGGTAATGACTCTCCCTCTTCCCTACATCAACGTCTCGCTCAAGGaccagcgcctgcgcctcgttgCCGACGGCCCGCACGAGAGACTGGAGCAGTGCAAGCGCAATTTTGTCTGGCGCTTTGCTCCCCACGGAACGCGCGCCGTAAGCGGGCACCACTCCGCCTTTCCGCTGGCCACGGTGTACGAACGCATGGCGCACTTGAGCATGATCCAGCACGAGCTGAAAATGATGGACAAGGGGGGCTACGTCCTCACCGACACGCTCGTGCATTCCGTCCCGTTGATCCGCCAGCGCATGGTCGCGATGCGCCACAAAATTACTGCCTTGGACCGCGCCAGCTGCGACGAGCTGGTGCATACATGCTTTGGCATCGCCGTCGACCAAGGCGCCCGTGCGCTGACCTACATCGAGTCTTTccggctgcgccgccaaatcTCACAGGCTTTggcgcggctcgccgtGGAATGGATCACGTTCATCTGCGACGACTGCGAGCCAACCGAACAGCGCACATTTAAGTGGGcagtcgccgcgctcgaaaATG
This region of Malassezia vespertilionis chromosome 9, complete sequence genomic DNA includes:
- the SSK2 gene encoding mitogen-activated protein kinase kinase kinase (EggNog:ENOG503NVEY; COG:T; BUSCO:EOG092605FC); protein product: MRAARVANDADVPQETPSYFAQRGENDLPVATPAQLTTPQAEHSLLEFDDDPKKRMEWQTMLRSMLESEVLSSETKRIASADRSSPREFMYQLWLNIRAVQYGDAALHDRAEREEREVKALRAMLVPALVQDILAYKADGSTEPDAAERTMGQVSALLERVDTLDALFPARRVLLHEFPDWAAPHLQHKLEALYAWFNTTRSLREQGHLLAQWSGSFKELGSKQRANMGGELVREALFFESVFREANLHETFEPRTLHSLNRLVLKANGTLRAFHTQFEAMQLPSFERDVLPLIQFPMWLAKGALQQRLEYSDKLREPSLLLVESLSDDLRATIALACRMKKQYMCNTVPEQYRGWDLPLESDDAFDATVCSALHFFFRLLHFRLKSNMQSKEIDMLEPEWDFFCSAVSVIPGGDTIVAHKTARMTNRLFARIIAPFQRELQPPQPGTPQRSVQETTRTVHGVFNSERVRSRKLLGFARKVRGRLENAAEYDLRSLRERGAYDLSTFMQTLLKADYFLVYTGSFEEHGVYILAEPSLHNKPYMIHDLLFKCIRQSRGEASTHSPESPTERWRTTHYLLLLSPRDPFLWTGKVMTLPLPYINVSLKDQRLRLVADGPHERLEQCKRNFVWRFAPHGTRAVSGHHSAFPLATVYERMAHLSMIQHELKMMDKGGYVLTDTLVHSVPLIRQRMVAMRHKITALDRASCDELVHTCFGIAVDQGARALTYIESFRLRRQISQALARLAVEWITFICDDCEPTEQRTFKWAVAALENAMTITNGDNIFLLTEKEFHMLKTKVSSCMALLISHFDILGARTNAARLQEEQHDGAAKVQEQEQHTPEEPSTSSASARRFARTQAQEEARHAALAELRLVGRVLDDTRLEDQGLQMLASKGVQIRWQQGRFIGSGTFGTVYLAVNLDSGGLMAVKEIRFQELSSTPNLYKQIHDEMNAMEMLRHPNIVEYYGIEVHRDKVYIFEEYCQGGSLAQLLEHGRFEDEMILQVYALQMLDGLMYLHAKGVVHRDIKPENILLDHMGVIKFVDFGAAKVLSTSSRTLQRSRIPGWNAAPGGVRAGQSLQGTPMYMSPEVIKGEQSGRHGAMDVWSLGCVLLECATGSRPWSQLDNEWAIMFHIGMAKQHPPLPDEGQLSAPGIDFLRECLTIDPHKRPTAVELRNHPWIRALVDVLNAKSEPEPEAGASTSPSEGAISPSKTPGYEALIADKQYRRQDAQIKAMLEPESPYSAS
- the RIC1 gene encoding WD40 repeat protein (EggNog:ENOG503NWUQ; COG:S) encodes the protein MYWPYANARRLTTAPAGIALAHSAIHIAPTRDGAYWLALTPTALLVWSGRPCELLAALERSAQSIAQHGENVWADWNYDTNAIVVHTDKNVLLFYDVVATEQGVYMYGDSSYTPATASLEAAFQYGTGESMRRALQGVQLVFHSALQVDPGITSVAVLEDGLLLATRAPPAVQFLGWPGSELAPSPTTLLSSLPWVAEGAVTDVVYSRAMGMFVWRTPTHAYVAAMDEHVWSGTQFWDDASAPPCALSVNARFSLLALGLEDGRVVLFEFQSIAEKPAHSHTLALAQKTGKVLSLAWTPDGYALFVGFERGLSVWSTFGHLLYHSFREDWDTATRTFRDAFMFGVRSAFWGPGGTELFVVSTSAESDALVYCIPFVKSASATQMVPDQASVALALSDDSVFIYRGSEQRESSLIAPENDAWRHVPLPAAYLTVHWPIRYATLSSDGRFVAIAGRQGLAHFSCASGRWKLYESAAQEQSFFVRGGMLWFQHVLIAACDCDGEVQLRLYSRDQPLSNAHLLDLVVLPASVVVCASFDTSLLVYTTDNTLYHYLVTPTKEHIRLKLAGSISFDGIVGEPARVRAMSWMIPPTQQTLGNPADDLRVASIIFLIDGKLVLLQPSLADEESLSYDLQILHHQTEIYWTNLQGRGPLHNSLWGYDGHSLAVWPDVLTMLQSGQFASSAALSLHMYPVCILLAYGVVLGAEACASVRRTLDTVTFRQRIQTALFLDQLLRVYLDERSVEEAVEIAAPFRHLGYFAHALERLLHAALEEEADRAEPNPHALQNIVHFLDHYPQSLAVIVRAARKTEAARWPYLFRVVGRPQTLLRHALEAGDWDTARIYLLIVHELEDEETAVQLNAAVLHQLESHRAWDALKELLSFLRSVDDDGSMLHVSLQAASPFLELGSPLLGGAACASLRTPPRTPSQTRSTPPLPLMHSVHTLHQAARRASMTLSPSAMPMVHANGRIVMGTPGHSASPRP